A single genomic interval of Thermodesulfobium sp. 4217-1 harbors:
- a CDS encoding glycine--tRNA ligase subunit alpha, producing the protein MKKLNFQQIILKLQDFWTKNGCVMLQPYDVEKGAGTMNPSTFLKVLGRDTWNACYVEPSRRPTDGRYGENPNRLQHYYQFQVILKPAPIFTQDIYIRSLEALGLDIKKHDIRFVEDDWESPTLGAWGIGWEVWLDGMEITQFTYFQQAGGIDLDPISLEITYGLERIALYLQDVDNVFDIKVNDKVTYRDVHFNSEVEWSKFNFEEADVPMLRRHFDDYEQQALRLVNLGLVRPAYDYVLKCSHNFNLLDARGAIGVLERTHYISRVRNLAKEVAKKMVNVEENHIEHKKKNA; encoded by the coding sequence ATTAAAAAATTAAATTTTCAACAGATTATATTAAAACTTCAGGATTTTTGGACAAAAAATGGTTGTGTAATGCTTCAGCCCTATGATGTGGAAAAAGGTGCTGGGACAATGAATCCATCAACCTTTTTAAAGGTTTTGGGGCGAGACACTTGGAATGCCTGCTATGTAGAGCCATCCAGGAGACCTACTGATGGCAGGTATGGTGAGAACCCAAATAGATTGCAGCACTATTATCAGTTTCAGGTTATATTAAAACCTGCTCCGATATTCACTCAGGACATATATATCAGAAGTCTTGAGGCTCTTGGCCTGGATATTAAAAAACATGATATAAGATTTGTAGAAGATGACTGGGAATCACCAACCTTAGGCGCATGGGGAATTGGCTGGGAAGTGTGGTTGGACGGTATGGAGATAACTCAGTTTACATATTTTCAGCAGGCTGGCGGCATTGATCTTGATCCGATTTCCCTTGAGATAACCTATGGTCTCGAAAGAATAGCCCTTTATCTTCAGGATGTAGACAATGTGTTTGATATAAAGGTGAACGATAAGGTAACATATCGTGACGTGCACTTTAACAGCGAAGTTGAGTGGTCAAAGTTTAACTTTGAAGAGGCTGATGTTCCAATGCTTAGAAGGCATTTTGATGATTATGAACAACAAGCTCTGCGATTGGTAAATCTGGGTTTGGTTAGACCTGCTTATGATTATGTCTTAAAATGTTCTCATAACTTCAACCTTCTTGATGCGCGAGGGGCGATTGGAGTTCTGGAGAGAACACACTACATTTCAAGGGTCAGAAACCTCGCGAAAGAAGTAGCTAAGAAAATGGTAAATGTTGAAGAAAACCATATAGAGCACAAGAAGAAAAATGCATAA
- a CDS encoding glycosyltransferase family 2 protein: MIVFYIFFIFIFFIYLSYLIKKVESAGNLFDLNLTKGKNDGSHCKFSILICAHNEESVIEKTLKEILGLAGNFEIVVVDDRSSDKTGKIVDEFVSIYNKKFDNKRSEISNINSYREIKVLHRDKDSKPGKSASLNDGIKLCSGTHIVMLDADSYFSDKDDLIRISNFVSEFKPDAIQLRKISSNPNYNLISYLSSLELCLDSFMQKSRNAFGGAVELRGTGMVIKSDVLKYVGGFDEDSITDDLEMSSRLFFNGKKIVFLEYPFVYEQTVFDFSSWWAQRFRWLEGSLKRYIKYSALIIKRSFTRKPKDDCAKGLSESKKSNLDFFLFFISEFLVPFFAILSIFEEIGLLILGKGNVIIFLIMFFSYSFLIFPVSIYFLKDYFKIGFFRRLLISVFFSCYMLTWMFIMFFVFKRLLFDKKPTMWVSPKRLGGV; the protein is encoded by the coding sequence ATGATAGTATTTTATATATTTTTTATTTTTATCTTTTTTATCTATCTTTCCTATCTCATTAAAAAAGTTGAAAGTGCTGGTAATTTATTTGATTTGAACTTAACAAAGGGCAAAAATGATGGCTCACATTGTAAATTTAGTATTTTAATTTGTGCGCACAATGAAGAAAGTGTAATAGAAAAGACTCTAAAAGAGATTTTAGGATTAGCTGGAAATTTTGAAATTGTTGTAGTCGATGATAGATCGAGCGATAAGACTGGAAAAATTGTAGATGAATTTGTCTCTATTTATAATAAAAAATTTGATAATAAAAGAAGTGAGATTTCTAATATAAATAGCTACCGAGAAATTAAAGTTTTACACAGAGATAAAGATTCTAAGCCTGGCAAATCAGCCAGTTTAAACGATGGCATAAAACTTTGTTCAGGCACACATATTGTTATGTTAGATGCAGATTCATATTTTTCTGATAAAGACGATCTAATTAGAATTTCGAATTTTGTCAGCGAATTTAAGCCTGATGCTATTCAGTTGAGAAAAATTTCATCCAATCCAAACTATAATTTAATTTCATACCTATCTTCCCTTGAGCTGTGCTTGGATTCCTTTATGCAAAAGTCCAGAAATGCTTTTGGTGGTGCGGTCGAACTCAGGGGGACAGGGATGGTAATCAAAAGCGATGTGTTGAAATATGTCGGGGGGTTTGACGAAGATTCTATTACAGACGATCTCGAGATGTCTTCCAGATTGTTCTTTAATGGCAAAAAGATAGTGTTTCTTGAGTACCCATTTGTCTATGAACAAACTGTTTTTGATTTTTCTTCATGGTGGGCGCAACGGTTTAGGTGGCTTGAGGGATCGCTAAAGAGATATATTAAGTATTCTGCACTTATAATAAAGAGGTCTTTTACCAGAAAGCCAAAAGATGATTGCGCAAAAGGTTTGAGTGAATCAAAGAAATCTAATCTGGACTTCTTTCTTTTTTTTATTTCGGAATTTTTAGTTCCTTTTTTTGCTATACTCTCTATATTTGAGGAAATAGGATTGTTAATATTGGGAAAGGGTAACGTCATAATTTTTCTAATTATGTTTTTTTCATACTCTTTTTTAATCTTTCCAGTTTCAATATATTTTCTGAAAGATTATTTTAAAATAGGCTTTTTCAGAAGGTTATTGATATCTGTATTTTTTTCTTGCTATATGTTGACTTGGATGTTTATAATGTTTTTTGTTTTTAAAAGATTATTGTTTGATAAAAAACCTACCATGTGGGTTTCCCCAAAACGTTTAGGAGGTGTTTGA
- a CDS encoding glycosyltransferase family 4 protein: MDKLKILILGRLSPLDGNSVYVQEIKEKLEERGHSIHLLLFDEGEDEADRSFLPYLFKTQPYIMIAPSTIKKLKDIVKSVKPDCIHISLTLSFLDFFIPDLFDEIPVVATFHPPFDKNKTLWGVFSQLVYNVYAPFLNNYDKIVTLSSVQSEFLIEKGVKKEKLQIIPNGVDPIRYSPGFSDLKERLEADFLFLFLGRISPEKNVRVLCEAFLEHNFPERVKLLIVGDGIELIKLKKDFEHKNIIFFGEADLNLKQDIYRSSDVFVLPSSIEGLSLALLEAMSSGVMCIATDVGATKDALHGFGILLDPMNLKDELSRALMDSYRDRVMREECSKRSREEIIDDFNIFKQMQMLENVYYNVVSSRKLLINNRL; this comes from the coding sequence TTGGATAAGCTTAAAATATTGATTCTTGGTAGGCTTTCCCCGCTTGATGGAAATTCGGTTTATGTTCAGGAAATTAAGGAAAAGCTTGAAGAAAGAGGACACAGCATTCACCTTCTACTTTTCGATGAAGGCGAAGACGAGGCCGACAGAAGCTTTTTACCATATCTATTTAAGACTCAGCCATACATTATGATAGCGCCATCGACGATAAAAAAATTGAAAGATATTGTGAAGTCGGTAAAACCAGATTGTATACACATATCTTTGACACTGTCTTTTTTAGATTTTTTTATACCAGATCTGTTTGATGAAATTCCTGTGGTTGCTACATTTCATCCTCCTTTTGACAAAAATAAAACCTTATGGGGCGTGTTTTCACAGCTCGTTTACAATGTTTATGCCCCATTTCTGAACAATTATGACAAAATCGTTACCCTTTCATCAGTGCAGAGTGAATTCCTTATTGAAAAGGGCGTAAAAAAAGAAAAACTTCAGATTATACCAAATGGGGTTGACCCGATAAGATATTCGCCAGGTTTTTCCGATCTTAAAGAAAGGCTTGAGGCGGATTTTTTGTTTCTTTTCTTGGGGAGAATAAGCCCTGAAAAAAATGTAAGAGTATTGTGCGAGGCATTTTTGGAACATAATTTTCCTGAGAGAGTTAAGCTTTTAATTGTTGGCGACGGTATTGAGCTTATTAAGCTAAAAAAGGATTTTGAGCACAAAAACATAATTTTCTTTGGCGAGGCAGACTTAAATTTAAAACAAGACATATACAGATCCAGCGACGTTTTTGTTCTACCATCATCAATAGAGGGGTTGTCTCTTGCTCTCTTAGAGGCTATGAGTTCTGGGGTTATGTGCATAGCTACCGACGTAGGAGCCACAAAGGATGCGCTGCACGGTTTTGGAATACTTTTAGATCCTATGAACCTAAAGGATGAGCTTTCGCGCGCATTAATGGATAGCTACAGGGATAGAGTTATGCGAGAAGAGTGTTCTAAGAGATCAAGGGAAGAGATTATAGATGATTTTAATATATTTAAGCAAATGCAAATGTTGGAAAATGTTTATTATAATGTAGTTAGTTCAAGAAAATTATTAATTAATAATAGGCTTTGA
- a CDS encoding MFS transporter: MGKIWIFEDKYFLRLWIAQIFSQFSDKFLMAALMIAVSNITSTNISVSSLMVAFALPSVIIAPFVGVFLDKMDRKVILITINVLRSLLSTALVFFLNNLFAIYLYSFLIASLIVIFAPAEFAMIPKTASTKNLPAANSLFNVTWVMSFILGFAAISPVVLFFGIKIAVLFAAISYLIASFVSSILPNDRPHPDIKTCSFKKALFDSFSYIKSSKLIQVLILQQSIATSLMGMVSVLAVGYVREVLHLSEANFSIIVVPAGLGMVIGSLIIGHIKTTAFKNSVIVRAGILFASLCLVLMSVFTQIFIIPIVSFFLGISNALVNIPIQSMIQKVVKESFRGRVFSILNMFISFTSTFPILFTGGLADMFGVRICFLVLGVLTSSLYFSMKSVALEADSVG; encoded by the coding sequence ATGGGAAAAATTTGGATTTTTGAAGATAAATATTTTTTGAGACTGTGGATTGCACAAATCTTTTCACAGTTTTCAGATAAATTTTTAATGGCAGCCTTAATGATCGCAGTTTCTAATATTACCAGTACCAATATTAGCGTTTCTTCTTTGATGGTTGCTTTTGCCCTTCCTTCTGTAATAATAGCGCCCTTTGTTGGAGTTTTTTTGGACAAGATGGATAGAAAGGTTATTTTGATAACCATAAATGTTTTAAGGAGTCTTTTATCTACTGCTTTAGTATTTTTTTTGAATAACCTTTTTGCAATTTATCTGTATAGCTTTCTTATAGCGTCCTTGATTGTTATATTTGCTCCTGCAGAATTCGCCATGATACCAAAAACTGCATCAACGAAAAACTTGCCTGCTGCTAATTCGCTTTTTAACGTTACATGGGTAATGTCATTTATACTTGGTTTCGCTGCTATTAGTCCAGTTGTTTTGTTTTTTGGCATAAAGATAGCGGTGCTGTTCGCAGCAATATCATATTTGATAGCGTCATTCGTTTCTTCAATTTTGCCAAATGACAGACCCCACCCGGATATTAAAACCTGCTCTTTCAAGAAGGCACTTTTTGATTCCTTTAGTTATATAAAGTCTTCAAAGCTAATTCAGGTATTAATACTCCAACAATCTATTGCTACCTCTTTAATGGGTATGGTAAGCGTTCTGGCAGTGGGATATGTTAGAGAGGTCTTGCATCTTAGCGAGGCTAATTTTTCTATAATTGTCGTCCCTGCTGGCCTTGGGATGGTTATAGGATCCTTAATTATAGGCCATATTAAAACAACTGCGTTCAAAAACTCTGTAATTGTAAGAGCAGGAATATTGTTTGCAAGTTTGTGTCTGGTTTTAATGTCTGTATTTACTCAGATCTTTATTATTCCGATTGTTTCATTCTTCTTAGGAATTTCAAATGCGCTTGTAAACATCCCAATTCAGTCTATGATACAGAAGGTGGTAAAAGAATCTTTTAGAGGGAGAGTTTTTTCCATCTTAAATATGTTTATCAGTTTTACTTCGACCTTTCCCATTCTTTTTACTGGCGGACTGGCAGACATGTTTGGCGTAAGAATATGTTTTCTGGTGCTTGGCGTTTTAACCTCGTCATTATATTTTTCTATGAAATCTGTTGCATTGGAGGCCGACAGTGTTGGATAA
- a CDS encoding recombination protein O N-terminal domain-containing protein, which translates to MIYRGIFLRSFPIRENSFIVKILTDQEGSVPVFLRGNKKNIFRKLVFPGTLVDIELVKTKSEVAILNEYNIIRSPEIKSFNQSILLLSYLDIIDKIARGAFESVERVAENIISDGETQFKDLAWLVRCLNEEFYCAGFLDTTVCNDDVEDYKNIKRRIIDILGYLPKSIKLVDKEVYGKNLDF; encoded by the coding sequence ATGATATACAGGGGTATCTTTTTAAGATCTTTTCCTATAAGAGAGAACAGTTTTATCGTAAAGATTCTAACAGATCAAGAAGGCTCAGTTCCGGTTTTTCTAAGAGGCAACAAAAAAAATATTTTTAGAAAATTGGTTTTTCCTGGCACCCTTGTGGACATAGAACTTGTCAAGACAAAGAGTGAAGTTGCAATTTTAAATGAATATAATATTATAAGATCGCCTGAAATAAAATCTTTCAATCAGTCTATCTTGTTACTGTCATACCTGGACATAATAGATAAGATTGCAAGAGGTGCTTTTGAATCTGTGGAAAGAGTAGCTGAAAATATAATTTCTGATGGAGAAACGCAATTTAAAGACTTAGCCTGGTTGGTAAGGTGTTTGAATGAAGAGTTTTATTGCGCTGGCTTCTTAGATACAACCGTTTGCAATGATGATGTAGAGGATTATAAGAATATAAAGAGAAGAATTATCGACATTTTGGGCTACCTGCCAAAATCGATAAAACTTGTGGATAAGGAAGTCTATGGGAAAAATTTGGATTTTTGA
- the cdd gene encoding cytidine deaminase, which yields MEDKINLHLNSKCKTNENLIEKLINGAKKASLFSYSPYSKFAVGSSLLIDKGDIFLGCNVENSSYGATMCAERVAIFKSVSSGNSNFLCLCVYNKDVLPYPCGCCLQVLSEFVSGDFPIILVSESERKIVLLSDLLGRPFKLT from the coding sequence ATGGAAGATAAGATAAATTTACATTTAAACTCTAAATGTAAAACAAATGAAAACTTAATAGAAAAACTTATAAATGGGGCTAAAAAAGCTTCATTGTTTTCTTATTCGCCTTATTCTAAATTTGCTGTCGGCTCTAGCTTGTTGATAGATAAGGGAGATATATTTTTAGGATGTAATGTAGAAAATTCTTCTTATGGCGCTACTATGTGTGCTGAGAGGGTGGCCATATTTAAGTCTGTTTCATCCGGAAATAGCAATTTCCTTTGTCTTTGCGTTTACAATAAAGATGTGCTGCCATATCCGTGTGGTTGTTGCCTTCAGGTTTTGTCTGAATTTGTGAGCGGCGATTTCCCAATTATCCTTGTTTCAGAGAGCGAAAGAAAGATTGTATTGTTGTCAGATCTATTAGGACGCCCTTTTAAACTGACTTAA